A window of the Halobacterium hubeiense genome harbors these coding sequences:
- a CDS encoding DUF5789 family protein, with protein MSDDSEEYVPEESTEEFPSEHERTQAEHVEETLEAMEAAVQRSSYPTNASSLKAKYATARDEAVNETEALADVFDRLVPEEYDTPEDAREAILGELTGRAGIEHGNHAEYNPGRELDAMDLVKDEWR; from the coding sequence ATGAGCGACGACAGCGAGGAGTACGTGCCCGAGGAGTCGACCGAGGAGTTCCCCAGCGAGCACGAGCGCACGCAAGCGGAGCACGTCGAGGAGACCCTCGAAGCGATGGAGGCGGCCGTACAGAGGTCGAGCTACCCGACGAACGCGAGTTCGCTGAAGGCCAAGTACGCGACCGCCCGCGACGAAGCCGTCAACGAGACGGAGGCGCTAGCGGACGTCTTCGACCGGCTGGTGCCCGAGGAGTACGACACCCCCGAGGACGCCCGGGAGGCGATTCTCGGCGAGTTGACCGGGCGCGCGGGCATCGAGCACGGGAACCACGCGGAGTACAACCCCGGGCGCGAGCTCGACGCGATGGACCTCGTCAAGGACGAGTGGCGCTAG